One stretch of Prunus persica cultivar Lovell chromosome G1, Prunus_persica_NCBIv2, whole genome shotgun sequence DNA includes these proteins:
- the LOC18788344 gene encoding DNA topoisomerase 3-beta isoform X1, with product MASNKVIMVAEKPSIALSIASVLSRGQMSTRKASTDVHEFEGMFLGFHVHFKVTSVIGHVFSVDFPEKYQNWTTTDPLDLFQAPIQKTEANPKAHIRRHLSQEARGYGNLVLWLDCDREGENICFEVMDCIGHSNETRRRIYRARFSSVTEKDILKAMDNLVEPNKDEALAVDARQEIDLKVGVAFTRFQTSFFQGKYGNLDSRVISYGPCQTPTLGFCVQRYLQINTFKPEKFWAVRPYIMQKGYELQLEWERNKLFDYDVAVMFQKLVMEDGILEVTEIVEKQESKSRPSGLNTVNLLKVASSALGFGPQMAMQVAERLYTQGFISYPRTESTAYPSSFDFRGTLGAQVNNPTWGSYVQRLLADGYQKPRSGTDVGDHPPVTPLRSATEDMLGNDAWRLYEYICTHFMGTVSPDCKYVRTKVEFSIGGEFFHCVGHRVLVKGFTSIMPWLAVTEKNLPQFTKGEKIEVSQVDLHEGMTSPPDYLSESELISLMEKNGIGTDASISVHINNICERNYVQVLAGRKLGPTALGITLIRGYQCIDPDLCLPDIRSFIEQQITLVAKGQADHFRVVQHVLQQFRQKYSYFVKQIENMDALFEAQFSPLADSGRVLSKCGKCLRYMKHISTQPSRLYCNTCEEVYYLPQKGSIKLYKELTCPLDNFELLIFSMPGPDGKSFPLCPYCYNSPPFEGIDTLFGAVKSGPSSQLGKGAGMPCFLCPHPTCRHSLIAQGVCACPECSGTLVLDPVSAPKWRLCCNMCNFLVLLPEGAHQISTTRERCPECDSTILEVDFNKKTTPLENGETLYTGCILCDELLHSLVEMKYGKSFFKRLGGRGRGRGSRRGGYRGRGRGTGKKVDPKMSFRDF from the exons ATGGCTTCCAACAAAGTTATCATG GTCGCAGAGAAGCCTAGCATAGCTCTTTCTATAGCCTCTGTTCTCTCCCGTGGTCAa ATGTCTACAAGAAAGGCTAGTACGGATGTCCATGAATTTGAGGGAATGTTTCTTGGGTTTCATGTGCATTTTAAAGTAACATCGGTTATTGGGCATGTTTTCAG TGTAGATTTTCctgaaaaatatcaaaattggACAACCACTGATCCTCTTGATCTTTTTCAAGCCCCAATTCAAAAGACAGAAGCAAATCCAAAG GCTCATATTCGCAGGCATCTGAGCCAAGAAGCTCGTGGTTATGGTAACTTGGTTTTATGGTTGGATTGTGATCGTGAAGGggaaaatatttgttttgaag TTATGGATTGTATTGGCCATTCAAATGAGACTAGAAGAAGGATTTATCGTGCTCGGTTTTCCTCTGTTACTGAGAAAGACATTTTAAAGGCCATGGACAACCTTGTTGAACCTAATAAGGATGAGGCATTGGCAGTGGATGCTCGGCAAGAGATAGATTTGAAAGTTGGAGTTGCATTTACACGGTTTCAAACAAGCTTTTTTCAGGGGAAATACGGAAATCTTGATTCCAGAGTTATCTC CTACGGGCCATGTCAGACTCCCACCCTTGGTTTTTGTGTACAACGCTATCTGCAGATAAATACATTCAAACCGGAAAAGTTTTGGGCTGTACGCCCTTACATAATGCAAAAGGGCTATGAACTTCAGCTAGAATGGGAACGTAACAAGTTGTTTGACTACGAT GTTGCTGTAATGTTTCAAAAGTTGGTAATGGAAGATGGAATTCTAGAAGTGACTGAGATAGTAGAAAAGCAAGAAAGCAAAAGTCGTCCTTCTGGTCTTAATACAGTCAATCTTCTGAAG GTTGCTTCAAGTGCACTAGGTTTTGGACCACAGATGGCCATGCAAGTTGCTGAACGCTTGTATACTCAAGGTTTCATCAG CTATCCACGTACCGAGAGCACAGCTtatccttcttcttttgactTTAGAGGCACACTTGGTGCGCAAGTAAATAACCCAACATGGGGTAGTTATGTTCAGAGGCTGCTTGCTGATGGTTATCAAAAGCCACGATCCGGGACAGATGTAGGTGACCATCCTCCTGTTACTCCATTGAGGTCTGCAACTGAGGACATGCTAGGAAATGATGCTTGGAGACTATATGAGTACATTTGTACACACTTCATGGGGACTGTATCTCCTGACTGCAAATATGTAAG AACAAAGGTAGAATTTTCAATCGGTGGAGAATTCTTCCATTGTGTAGGGCATCGTGTTTTGGTGAAAGGATTTACTTCTATCATGCCATGGTTGGCAGTAACTGAGAAAAATCTTCCTCAGTTTACAAAAGGGGAGAAAATAGAAGTTTCACAAGTGGACCTTCATGAG GGGATGACGTCACCTCCAGACTATCTAAGCGAGAGTGAGCTAATTTCCCTTATGGAGAAAAATGGAATTGGCACAGATGCGTCAATATCTGTtcatattaacaacatatgtGAGCGCAATTATGTGCAG GTACTAGCTGGCAGGAAGCTGGGTCCAACTGCCTTAGGTATTACTCTAATAAGAGGCTATCAATGCATCGATCCAGATCTCTGTTTGCCAGATATTCGCAGTTTCATCGAGCAGCAAATTACTCTTGTTGCTAAGGGGCAAGCAGATCATTTTCGTGTTGTCCAGCATGTCCTACAACAATTCAGGCAAAAATACAGTTACTTTGTCAAGCAG ATTGAAAACATGGATGCATTATTTGAAGCACAATTCTCCCCCCTTGCTGACTCAGGACGAGTTCTCAGTAAATGTGGCAAATGTCTACGGTACATGAAGCACATTTCCACCCAACCTTCTCGTTTGTATTGTAATACATGCGAGGAGGTTTATTATCTTCCTCAAAAGGGTAGCATTAAG CTGTACAAGGAACTTACTTGTCCTCTTGACAACTTTGAGCTACTAATCTTCTCCATGCCTGGCCCGGATGGCAAGTCATTTCCTCTCTGCCCATACTGCTACAATAGTCCTCCTTTTGAAGGTATCGACACGCTCTTTGGTGCTGTAAAATCTGGTCCATCAAGCCAGCTGGGAAAGGGAGCTGGGATGCCATGCTTCCTATGCCCACACCCCACATGTCGACATTCTTTGATTGCCCAAGGAGTCTGTGCTTGCCCTGAATGTAGTGGAACACTTGTTCTAGACCCTGTGAGTGCTCCCAAATGGCGGCTCTGTTGCAATATGTGCAATTTCCTTGTCTTGCTCCCCGAAGGAGCTCACCAGATTTCCACTACTCGAGAGCGGTGCCCTGAGTGTGACTCCACAATCTTAGAAGTGGACTTCAATAAGAAGACAACACCCTTGGAGAATGGAGAGACGTTGTATACCGGTTGCATTCTTTGTGACGAATTGCTCCATTCGCTAGTGGAGATGAAATATGGCAAATCATTTTTCAAGCGCTTGGGTGGAAGAGGAAGGGGTAGAGGATCAAGGAGAGGTGGATATAGGGGGAGAGGGCGGGGTACCGGGAAGAAGGTGGATCCTAAAATGAGCTTCCGTGATTTCTGA
- the LOC18788344 gene encoding DNA topoisomerase 3-beta isoform X2, with protein MASNKVIMVAEKPSIALSIASVLSRGQIFLKNIKIGQPLILLIFFKPQFKRQKQIQRHLSQEARGYGNLVLWLDCDREGENICFEVMDCIGHSNETRRRIYRARFSSVTEKDILKAMDNLVEPNKDEALAVDARQEIDLKVGVAFTRFQTSFFQGKYGNLDSRVISYGPCQTPTLGFCVQRYLQINTFKPEKFWAVRPYIMQKGYELQLEWERNKLFDYDVAVMFQKLVMEDGILEVTEIVEKQESKSRPSGLNTVNLLKVASSALGFGPQMAMQVAERLYTQGFISYPRTESTAYPSSFDFRGTLGAQVNNPTWGSYVQRLLADGYQKPRSGTDVGDHPPVTPLRSATEDMLGNDAWRLYEYICTHFMGTVSPDCKYVRTKVEFSIGGEFFHCVGHRVLVKGFTSIMPWLAVTEKNLPQFTKGEKIEVSQVDLHEGMTSPPDYLSESELISLMEKNGIGTDASISVHINNICERNYVQVLAGRKLGPTALGITLIRGYQCIDPDLCLPDIRSFIEQQITLVAKGQADHFRVVQHVLQQFRQKYSYFVKQIENMDALFEAQFSPLADSGRVLSKCGKCLRYMKHISTQPSRLYCNTCEEVYYLPQKGSIKLYKELTCPLDNFELLIFSMPGPDGKSFPLCPYCYNSPPFEGIDTLFGAVKSGPSSQLGKGAGMPCFLCPHPTCRHSLIAQGVCACPECSGTLVLDPVSAPKWRLCCNMCNFLVLLPEGAHQISTTRERCPECDSTILEVDFNKKTTPLENGETLYTGCILCDELLHSLVEMKYGKSFFKRLGGRGRGRGSRRGGYRGRGRGTGKKVDPKMSFRDF; from the exons ATGGCTTCCAACAAAGTTATCATG GTCGCAGAGAAGCCTAGCATAGCTCTTTCTATAGCCTCTGTTCTCTCCCGTGGTCAa ATTTTCctgaaaaatatcaaaattggACAACCACTGATCCTCTTGATCTTTTTCAAGCCCCAATTCAAAAGACAGAAGCAAATCCAAAG GCATCTGAGCCAAGAAGCTCGTGGTTATGGTAACTTGGTTTTATGGTTGGATTGTGATCGTGAAGGggaaaatatttgttttgaag TTATGGATTGTATTGGCCATTCAAATGAGACTAGAAGAAGGATTTATCGTGCTCGGTTTTCCTCTGTTACTGAGAAAGACATTTTAAAGGCCATGGACAACCTTGTTGAACCTAATAAGGATGAGGCATTGGCAGTGGATGCTCGGCAAGAGATAGATTTGAAAGTTGGAGTTGCATTTACACGGTTTCAAACAAGCTTTTTTCAGGGGAAATACGGAAATCTTGATTCCAGAGTTATCTC CTACGGGCCATGTCAGACTCCCACCCTTGGTTTTTGTGTACAACGCTATCTGCAGATAAATACATTCAAACCGGAAAAGTTTTGGGCTGTACGCCCTTACATAATGCAAAAGGGCTATGAACTTCAGCTAGAATGGGAACGTAACAAGTTGTTTGACTACGAT GTTGCTGTAATGTTTCAAAAGTTGGTAATGGAAGATGGAATTCTAGAAGTGACTGAGATAGTAGAAAAGCAAGAAAGCAAAAGTCGTCCTTCTGGTCTTAATACAGTCAATCTTCTGAAG GTTGCTTCAAGTGCACTAGGTTTTGGACCACAGATGGCCATGCAAGTTGCTGAACGCTTGTATACTCAAGGTTTCATCAG CTATCCACGTACCGAGAGCACAGCTtatccttcttcttttgactTTAGAGGCACACTTGGTGCGCAAGTAAATAACCCAACATGGGGTAGTTATGTTCAGAGGCTGCTTGCTGATGGTTATCAAAAGCCACGATCCGGGACAGATGTAGGTGACCATCCTCCTGTTACTCCATTGAGGTCTGCAACTGAGGACATGCTAGGAAATGATGCTTGGAGACTATATGAGTACATTTGTACACACTTCATGGGGACTGTATCTCCTGACTGCAAATATGTAAG AACAAAGGTAGAATTTTCAATCGGTGGAGAATTCTTCCATTGTGTAGGGCATCGTGTTTTGGTGAAAGGATTTACTTCTATCATGCCATGGTTGGCAGTAACTGAGAAAAATCTTCCTCAGTTTACAAAAGGGGAGAAAATAGAAGTTTCACAAGTGGACCTTCATGAG GGGATGACGTCACCTCCAGACTATCTAAGCGAGAGTGAGCTAATTTCCCTTATGGAGAAAAATGGAATTGGCACAGATGCGTCAATATCTGTtcatattaacaacatatgtGAGCGCAATTATGTGCAG GTACTAGCTGGCAGGAAGCTGGGTCCAACTGCCTTAGGTATTACTCTAATAAGAGGCTATCAATGCATCGATCCAGATCTCTGTTTGCCAGATATTCGCAGTTTCATCGAGCAGCAAATTACTCTTGTTGCTAAGGGGCAAGCAGATCATTTTCGTGTTGTCCAGCATGTCCTACAACAATTCAGGCAAAAATACAGTTACTTTGTCAAGCAG ATTGAAAACATGGATGCATTATTTGAAGCACAATTCTCCCCCCTTGCTGACTCAGGACGAGTTCTCAGTAAATGTGGCAAATGTCTACGGTACATGAAGCACATTTCCACCCAACCTTCTCGTTTGTATTGTAATACATGCGAGGAGGTTTATTATCTTCCTCAAAAGGGTAGCATTAAG CTGTACAAGGAACTTACTTGTCCTCTTGACAACTTTGAGCTACTAATCTTCTCCATGCCTGGCCCGGATGGCAAGTCATTTCCTCTCTGCCCATACTGCTACAATAGTCCTCCTTTTGAAGGTATCGACACGCTCTTTGGTGCTGTAAAATCTGGTCCATCAAGCCAGCTGGGAAAGGGAGCTGGGATGCCATGCTTCCTATGCCCACACCCCACATGTCGACATTCTTTGATTGCCCAAGGAGTCTGTGCTTGCCCTGAATGTAGTGGAACACTTGTTCTAGACCCTGTGAGTGCTCCCAAATGGCGGCTCTGTTGCAATATGTGCAATTTCCTTGTCTTGCTCCCCGAAGGAGCTCACCAGATTTCCACTACTCGAGAGCGGTGCCCTGAGTGTGACTCCACAATCTTAGAAGTGGACTTCAATAAGAAGACAACACCCTTGGAGAATGGAGAGACGTTGTATACCGGTTGCATTCTTTGTGACGAATTGCTCCATTCGCTAGTGGAGATGAAATATGGCAAATCATTTTTCAAGCGCTTGGGTGGAAGAGGAAGGGGTAGAGGATCAAGGAGAGGTGGATATAGGGGGAGAGGGCGGGGTACCGGGAAGAAGGTGGATCCTAAAATGAGCTTCCGTGATTTCTGA
- the LOC18788344 gene encoding DNA topoisomerase 3-beta isoform X3, translating to MFSDFPEKYQNWTTTDPLDLFQAPIQKTEANPKAHIRRHLSQEARGYGNLVLWLDCDREGENICFEVMDCIGHSNETRRRIYRARFSSVTEKDILKAMDNLVEPNKDEALAVDARQEIDLKVGVAFTRFQTSFFQGKYGNLDSRVISYGPCQTPTLGFCVQRYLQINTFKPEKFWAVRPYIMQKGYELQLEWERNKLFDYDVAVMFQKLVMEDGILEVTEIVEKQESKSRPSGLNTVNLLKVASSALGFGPQMAMQVAERLYTQGFISYPRTESTAYPSSFDFRGTLGAQVNNPTWGSYVQRLLADGYQKPRSGTDVGDHPPVTPLRSATEDMLGNDAWRLYEYICTHFMGTVSPDCKYVRTKVEFSIGGEFFHCVGHRVLVKGFTSIMPWLAVTEKNLPQFTKGEKIEVSQVDLHEGMTSPPDYLSESELISLMEKNGIGTDASISVHINNICERNYVQVLAGRKLGPTALGITLIRGYQCIDPDLCLPDIRSFIEQQITLVAKGQADHFRVVQHVLQQFRQKYSYFVKQIENMDALFEAQFSPLADSGRVLSKCGKCLRYMKHISTQPSRLYCNTCEEVYYLPQKGSIKLYKELTCPLDNFELLIFSMPGPDGKSFPLCPYCYNSPPFEGIDTLFGAVKSGPSSQLGKGAGMPCFLCPHPTCRHSLIAQGVCACPECSGTLVLDPVSAPKWRLCCNMCNFLVLLPEGAHQISTTRERCPECDSTILEVDFNKKTTPLENGETLYTGCILCDELLHSLVEMKYGKSFFKRLGGRGRGRGSRRGGYRGRGRGTGKKVDPKMSFRDF from the exons ATGTTTTCAG ATTTTCctgaaaaatatcaaaattggACAACCACTGATCCTCTTGATCTTTTTCAAGCCCCAATTCAAAAGACAGAAGCAAATCCAAAG GCTCATATTCGCAGGCATCTGAGCCAAGAAGCTCGTGGTTATGGTAACTTGGTTTTATGGTTGGATTGTGATCGTGAAGGggaaaatatttgttttgaag TTATGGATTGTATTGGCCATTCAAATGAGACTAGAAGAAGGATTTATCGTGCTCGGTTTTCCTCTGTTACTGAGAAAGACATTTTAAAGGCCATGGACAACCTTGTTGAACCTAATAAGGATGAGGCATTGGCAGTGGATGCTCGGCAAGAGATAGATTTGAAAGTTGGAGTTGCATTTACACGGTTTCAAACAAGCTTTTTTCAGGGGAAATACGGAAATCTTGATTCCAGAGTTATCTC CTACGGGCCATGTCAGACTCCCACCCTTGGTTTTTGTGTACAACGCTATCTGCAGATAAATACATTCAAACCGGAAAAGTTTTGGGCTGTACGCCCTTACATAATGCAAAAGGGCTATGAACTTCAGCTAGAATGGGAACGTAACAAGTTGTTTGACTACGAT GTTGCTGTAATGTTTCAAAAGTTGGTAATGGAAGATGGAATTCTAGAAGTGACTGAGATAGTAGAAAAGCAAGAAAGCAAAAGTCGTCCTTCTGGTCTTAATACAGTCAATCTTCTGAAG GTTGCTTCAAGTGCACTAGGTTTTGGACCACAGATGGCCATGCAAGTTGCTGAACGCTTGTATACTCAAGGTTTCATCAG CTATCCACGTACCGAGAGCACAGCTtatccttcttcttttgactTTAGAGGCACACTTGGTGCGCAAGTAAATAACCCAACATGGGGTAGTTATGTTCAGAGGCTGCTTGCTGATGGTTATCAAAAGCCACGATCCGGGACAGATGTAGGTGACCATCCTCCTGTTACTCCATTGAGGTCTGCAACTGAGGACATGCTAGGAAATGATGCTTGGAGACTATATGAGTACATTTGTACACACTTCATGGGGACTGTATCTCCTGACTGCAAATATGTAAG AACAAAGGTAGAATTTTCAATCGGTGGAGAATTCTTCCATTGTGTAGGGCATCGTGTTTTGGTGAAAGGATTTACTTCTATCATGCCATGGTTGGCAGTAACTGAGAAAAATCTTCCTCAGTTTACAAAAGGGGAGAAAATAGAAGTTTCACAAGTGGACCTTCATGAG GGGATGACGTCACCTCCAGACTATCTAAGCGAGAGTGAGCTAATTTCCCTTATGGAGAAAAATGGAATTGGCACAGATGCGTCAATATCTGTtcatattaacaacatatgtGAGCGCAATTATGTGCAG GTACTAGCTGGCAGGAAGCTGGGTCCAACTGCCTTAGGTATTACTCTAATAAGAGGCTATCAATGCATCGATCCAGATCTCTGTTTGCCAGATATTCGCAGTTTCATCGAGCAGCAAATTACTCTTGTTGCTAAGGGGCAAGCAGATCATTTTCGTGTTGTCCAGCATGTCCTACAACAATTCAGGCAAAAATACAGTTACTTTGTCAAGCAG ATTGAAAACATGGATGCATTATTTGAAGCACAATTCTCCCCCCTTGCTGACTCAGGACGAGTTCTCAGTAAATGTGGCAAATGTCTACGGTACATGAAGCACATTTCCACCCAACCTTCTCGTTTGTATTGTAATACATGCGAGGAGGTTTATTATCTTCCTCAAAAGGGTAGCATTAAG CTGTACAAGGAACTTACTTGTCCTCTTGACAACTTTGAGCTACTAATCTTCTCCATGCCTGGCCCGGATGGCAAGTCATTTCCTCTCTGCCCATACTGCTACAATAGTCCTCCTTTTGAAGGTATCGACACGCTCTTTGGTGCTGTAAAATCTGGTCCATCAAGCCAGCTGGGAAAGGGAGCTGGGATGCCATGCTTCCTATGCCCACACCCCACATGTCGACATTCTTTGATTGCCCAAGGAGTCTGTGCTTGCCCTGAATGTAGTGGAACACTTGTTCTAGACCCTGTGAGTGCTCCCAAATGGCGGCTCTGTTGCAATATGTGCAATTTCCTTGTCTTGCTCCCCGAAGGAGCTCACCAGATTTCCACTACTCGAGAGCGGTGCCCTGAGTGTGACTCCACAATCTTAGAAGTGGACTTCAATAAGAAGACAACACCCTTGGAGAATGGAGAGACGTTGTATACCGGTTGCATTCTTTGTGACGAATTGCTCCATTCGCTAGTGGAGATGAAATATGGCAAATCATTTTTCAAGCGCTTGGGTGGAAGAGGAAGGGGTAGAGGATCAAGGAGAGGTGGATATAGGGGGAGAGGGCGGGGTACCGGGAAGAAGGTGGATCCTAAAATGAGCTTCCGTGATTTCTGA
- the LOC18788344 gene encoding DNA topoisomerase 3-beta isoform X4, whose translation MDCIGHSNETRRRIYRARFSSVTEKDILKAMDNLVEPNKDEALAVDARQEIDLKVGVAFTRFQTSFFQGKYGNLDSRVISYGPCQTPTLGFCVQRYLQINTFKPEKFWAVRPYIMQKGYELQLEWERNKLFDYDVAVMFQKLVMEDGILEVTEIVEKQESKSRPSGLNTVNLLKVASSALGFGPQMAMQVAERLYTQGFISYPRTESTAYPSSFDFRGTLGAQVNNPTWGSYVQRLLADGYQKPRSGTDVGDHPPVTPLRSATEDMLGNDAWRLYEYICTHFMGTVSPDCKYVRTKVEFSIGGEFFHCVGHRVLVKGFTSIMPWLAVTEKNLPQFTKGEKIEVSQVDLHEGMTSPPDYLSESELISLMEKNGIGTDASISVHINNICERNYVQVLAGRKLGPTALGITLIRGYQCIDPDLCLPDIRSFIEQQITLVAKGQADHFRVVQHVLQQFRQKYSYFVKQIENMDALFEAQFSPLADSGRVLSKCGKCLRYMKHISTQPSRLYCNTCEEVYYLPQKGSIKLYKELTCPLDNFELLIFSMPGPDGKSFPLCPYCYNSPPFEGIDTLFGAVKSGPSSQLGKGAGMPCFLCPHPTCRHSLIAQGVCACPECSGTLVLDPVSAPKWRLCCNMCNFLVLLPEGAHQISTTRERCPECDSTILEVDFNKKTTPLENGETLYTGCILCDELLHSLVEMKYGKSFFKRLGGRGRGRGSRRGGYRGRGRGTGKKVDPKMSFRDF comes from the exons ATGGATTGTATTGGCCATTCAAATGAGACTAGAAGAAGGATTTATCGTGCTCGGTTTTCCTCTGTTACTGAGAAAGACATTTTAAAGGCCATGGACAACCTTGTTGAACCTAATAAGGATGAGGCATTGGCAGTGGATGCTCGGCAAGAGATAGATTTGAAAGTTGGAGTTGCATTTACACGGTTTCAAACAAGCTTTTTTCAGGGGAAATACGGAAATCTTGATTCCAGAGTTATCTC CTACGGGCCATGTCAGACTCCCACCCTTGGTTTTTGTGTACAACGCTATCTGCAGATAAATACATTCAAACCGGAAAAGTTTTGGGCTGTACGCCCTTACATAATGCAAAAGGGCTATGAACTTCAGCTAGAATGGGAACGTAACAAGTTGTTTGACTACGAT GTTGCTGTAATGTTTCAAAAGTTGGTAATGGAAGATGGAATTCTAGAAGTGACTGAGATAGTAGAAAAGCAAGAAAGCAAAAGTCGTCCTTCTGGTCTTAATACAGTCAATCTTCTGAAG GTTGCTTCAAGTGCACTAGGTTTTGGACCACAGATGGCCATGCAAGTTGCTGAACGCTTGTATACTCAAGGTTTCATCAG CTATCCACGTACCGAGAGCACAGCTtatccttcttcttttgactTTAGAGGCACACTTGGTGCGCAAGTAAATAACCCAACATGGGGTAGTTATGTTCAGAGGCTGCTTGCTGATGGTTATCAAAAGCCACGATCCGGGACAGATGTAGGTGACCATCCTCCTGTTACTCCATTGAGGTCTGCAACTGAGGACATGCTAGGAAATGATGCTTGGAGACTATATGAGTACATTTGTACACACTTCATGGGGACTGTATCTCCTGACTGCAAATATGTAAG AACAAAGGTAGAATTTTCAATCGGTGGAGAATTCTTCCATTGTGTAGGGCATCGTGTTTTGGTGAAAGGATTTACTTCTATCATGCCATGGTTGGCAGTAACTGAGAAAAATCTTCCTCAGTTTACAAAAGGGGAGAAAATAGAAGTTTCACAAGTGGACCTTCATGAG GGGATGACGTCACCTCCAGACTATCTAAGCGAGAGTGAGCTAATTTCCCTTATGGAGAAAAATGGAATTGGCACAGATGCGTCAATATCTGTtcatattaacaacatatgtGAGCGCAATTATGTGCAG GTACTAGCTGGCAGGAAGCTGGGTCCAACTGCCTTAGGTATTACTCTAATAAGAGGCTATCAATGCATCGATCCAGATCTCTGTTTGCCAGATATTCGCAGTTTCATCGAGCAGCAAATTACTCTTGTTGCTAAGGGGCAAGCAGATCATTTTCGTGTTGTCCAGCATGTCCTACAACAATTCAGGCAAAAATACAGTTACTTTGTCAAGCAG ATTGAAAACATGGATGCATTATTTGAAGCACAATTCTCCCCCCTTGCTGACTCAGGACGAGTTCTCAGTAAATGTGGCAAATGTCTACGGTACATGAAGCACATTTCCACCCAACCTTCTCGTTTGTATTGTAATACATGCGAGGAGGTTTATTATCTTCCTCAAAAGGGTAGCATTAAG CTGTACAAGGAACTTACTTGTCCTCTTGACAACTTTGAGCTACTAATCTTCTCCATGCCTGGCCCGGATGGCAAGTCATTTCCTCTCTGCCCATACTGCTACAATAGTCCTCCTTTTGAAGGTATCGACACGCTCTTTGGTGCTGTAAAATCTGGTCCATCAAGCCAGCTGGGAAAGGGAGCTGGGATGCCATGCTTCCTATGCCCACACCCCACATGTCGACATTCTTTGATTGCCCAAGGAGTCTGTGCTTGCCCTGAATGTAGTGGAACACTTGTTCTAGACCCTGTGAGTGCTCCCAAATGGCGGCTCTGTTGCAATATGTGCAATTTCCTTGTCTTGCTCCCCGAAGGAGCTCACCAGATTTCCACTACTCGAGAGCGGTGCCCTGAGTGTGACTCCACAATCTTAGAAGTGGACTTCAATAAGAAGACAACACCCTTGGAGAATGGAGAGACGTTGTATACCGGTTGCATTCTTTGTGACGAATTGCTCCATTCGCTAGTGGAGATGAAATATGGCAAATCATTTTTCAAGCGCTTGGGTGGAAGAGGAAGGGGTAGAGGATCAAGGAGAGGTGGATATAGGGGGAGAGGGCGGGGTACCGGGAAGAAGGTGGATCCTAAAATGAGCTTCCGTGATTTCTGA